In Planococcus sp. MB-3u-03, the DNA window CGCGAGATCACCTGGATAGGCGAGTCTTAGTCTAAGAGGAGGTGCAAGGATATGTACGCAATTATTGAAACTGGTGGAAAACAAATCAAAGTGGAAGCTGGCCAAGAAATCTACGTTGAGAAAGTGAACGCAGAAGCTGGTGACACAGTAACATTTGACAAAGTTCTATTTGTAGGTGGAGACGATACTAAAGTGGGTGTTCCTTTCGTAGAAGGAGCAACTGTTACAGCGAAAGTTGAAAAACAGGGCCGCGGCAAGAAAATCACTGTCTTCAAATACAAAGCGAAAAAGAACTACCACAAAAAACAAGGCCATCGTCAGCCATTCACGAAATTGACTGTTGATGCAATCAACCTGTAAAAATGATCCAGGTGACTATTCATCAAACCGACAGCTATATTCATGGCTTTGAAATGTCGGGGCATGCGGATTTTGCCGAACACGGCCAGGATCTTGTATGTGCCGGGGCTTCAGCTGTTTCCTTCGGGGCAGTGAACGCCATTATGGAGCTGACGGGAATTGAACCGGACATCGAACAGGCGGATAGCGGTTTTTTGAAAATCGCCTTTCCGGAGAACATGGACAAAAAGACGGATGAGCAGGTTCAACTGCTGGTACGCGCTATGATCATTTCTCTGGAAACGATTGAACATGAATATGCAGACTTTATAAAAATAACCTTCACAGCTTAGGAGGTGGGACATATGTTGAAATTAAATCTTCAGTTTTTTGCATCCAAAAAAGGTGTTGGTTCAACGAAGAACGGTCGTGATTCGGAATCAAAACGCCTTGGCGCAAAACGCGCTGACGGACAAATCGTAACTGGCGGATCTATTCTTTACCGTCAACGCGGTACGAAAATCTATCCAGGCGAGAACGTTGGACGCGGCGGAGATGACACACTTTTCGCGAAAATCGACGGAACAGTACGCTTCGAGCGCTACGGCCGCGATAAGAAAAAAGTGAGCGTCTACCCGGTTGCTCAGGAAGCTTAATAAAAAACGAAAAGGGCTGCTTTCGCAGTCCTTTTTCTTTTGAAACAAGAGATATGCCAAAACCCGTGCCGGGAAATCCGGCCGGAAACTTGGTATACTGGTGGAAAGTGTGTGAAAAGGAAGTGCATTATGGACGAAAGGCTAACGGTGGCACAATCGCTTCGGCATGCGCGCCATGATTTTTTGAATGAGCTGCAGATGATCAAATTGAATCTGGATTTGGGGCGCACAGATAGAGCCCAGGCGCTCATTCGTACGTATGCCGAAGCGGCTATGCACCAAAGCCGGCTGTCGGCTCTCTCTATGCCTGAAACGGAAGAGTGGCTATTGACGGCTGGCTGGCGTTTTCCGGAGTTGCGCCTCGCGGTTTTCTGCGAAGCTAAGCGGGCGCCGCGCGAATTGGATGCGGCGCTTTGCAGCTGGCTCGAAACATTTGCGGATAGTGTCAAAAGAGCATTTTCTGACGCTTGGCCGTATCCGGTAGAGCTGCACATAATGGAAGCGGACGACCGGTTTTCGCTGGAACTGTCAGGTCCTGGCGATTGGTCGTCCCTGATTTTGGATTCACCGCAATTAGCAATTGGTAAAGCGTGCGGATCGGATCGCTCGAAAGTTGAGATCCACGCACAGATGGAGGGATAATATGTTTGTCGATCACGTAAAAGTATATGTAAAAGGTGGCGACGGCGGGGATGGCATGGTAGCATTCCGCCGCGAAAAATATGTACCGAACGGCGGGCCAGCCGGAGGCGACGGCGGGAAAGGCGCTGATATCGTCTTCCAAGTCGATGAAGGCTTGCGCACGTTGATGGATTTCCGTTTCAAACGGATCTTTAAAGCCGAGCGCGGGACGCACGGCATGAGCAAAACCAGCACGGCGCCAAAGCACATGACACAATCATCAAAGTTCCGCCGGGCACTGTCGTCAAAGACGCAGAAACTGGCGAAACGATCGCCGATTTGGTCGAAGAGGGACAAACGGCCGTCATCGCACGCGGTGGGCGTGGCGGACGTGGAAACTCGCGTTTTGCGACGCCTCAAAACCCGGCTCCTGAACTTTCGGAAAAGGGCGAACCGGGCTTAGAGCGCAATGTTGTCTTGGAATTGAAAGTATTGGCGGATGTCGGCCTTGTCGGCTTCCCGAGTGTCGGGAAATCGACGCTATTGTCGGTCGTCACTGCAGCCAAACCGAAAATCGGTGCGTATCATTTCACGACGATCGTCCCGAATCTCGGAATGGTCCAAACAGAAGACCAACGCAGCTTCGTCATGGCCGATTTGCCTGGATTGATTGAAGGCGCACATGAAGGAATCGGCCTTGGCCATCAATTCCTGCGCCATATCGAACGGACGCGCGTTATCGTCCACATTATCGATATGTCGGGCATGGAAGGCCGCGATCCTTATGAGGATTATGTGACCATCAACGAAGAACTGAAGCAATACAATATGCGCTTGACTGAACGCCCGCAACTCATTGTGGCGAACAAGATGGACATGCCGGATGCGGAAGAAAACTTGGAAGAGTTCCGCAAAAAATTGCCGGAAGACGCGAAAGTGTTCCCGATTTCCGCATTGTCGAGAAAAGGTTTGAACAATCTGATGTTTGCGGTAGCCGACTTGCTTGAAGTGACGCCTGAATTCCCGATGGAAGACGAGGCAGATCCGGATGCAGCGGATACGGTTCTTTACAAGCACGAATTGCAAGGCGACGGATTCGATATTTCACGCGACCCGGACGGTGCTTTTGTTCTTTCCGGTTACGCAATCGAGCGGATGTTCAAGATGACCGACTTCTCTCGTGAAGATTCGATTCGCCGATTCGCCCGCCAAATGCGCGGCATGGGCATTGATGATGCTCTTCGCGAGCGCGGGGCAGAAAACGGCGACACGGTCCGTTTGCTTGAATTTGAGTTCGAATTCACCGACTGATGCGGAGGGTACTTGAATGAAGGATATTTCGGAACAACGCTATTACCTGGTGCGGGAAGATGTACTGACGGAAGCGATGGTCAAGACGCTGGAAGTGAAAAAACTGCTTCAGCGGGACCGGATGTCCATTTTGGATGCGGTCGCACAGACCGGATTGTCGCGCTCGGCATTCTATAAATACCGTGACGCGGTTTTTCCGTTTCATTCCATCGTCAAAGAGCGGATCTTGACGGTTTTCCTGCAATTGGAAGACCGTTCCGGCACGCTTGCAACTTTGCTTCAATCCGTTGCGGAAATGGGCTGCAATATTTTGACCATCCATCAGACCATTCCGATCCAAGGGCGTGCGAACGTGACCTTGTCACTCGATGTGACGGCGATGGACGTCGACTTGGACATGTTCTTGCAGCAATTGAAAAAACTCGACTTTGTAGAGTCGGCCGATGTGGTATCGAGCGGTTCGTCATAAATGTAGGGGGAATGAGTCCATGACTAGAGAGAAAAAGAGAATTTCGTTTTTAGGCCCGGAAGCGTCGTTTACGCATTTGGCAGCTTCCAAAGTATTTCCAACAGAACAGTTGATGCCGTATACGACCATTCCCGAATGCATCGAAGCGGTCGCGGATGGCACGGTCGATTATGCGGTTGTGCCGCTGGAAAATGCGCTCGAAGGATCGGTGCCGCTGACGGTGGATTATTTGTTCCACGAAGCGGAGCTCTATGTGACGGCGGAAGTGCTGTCGCCGATCGAGCAACATTTGCTGGTCCATCCGGAAAACCGCGGCGCGGAATCGTTCGAAGCGATCTATTCACATCCGCACGCTTTGGCGCAATGCCATAAATTCCTGTACTACACTTACAAGCACACGCCGCTTGAGCAATACAGCTCGACAGCGGCGGCTGCTAAAATGGTGGCAGAACTGCCTGAGCGCAATATTGCGGCGATCGCCAATGATTACGCAGCGGAAAAATACGGCTTGGACATCGTGCAGCGCGACATCCACGATTTTCATTTCAACCACACGCGCTTTTTCGTGTTGTCGAGAAGCAACCATAAATTGACCGATCCGGGACACGAAGCGCAGATCAAGACGACCTTGATGATCACGCCGCCAAAAGACGACCGGTCTGGTGTTTTGCACCAGGTATTGTCGGTATTCGCGTGGCGCCAATTGAACTTGTCGAAGATCGAATCGCGCCCTTTGAAAACAGGGCTCGGCAATTATTTCTTTATCGCCGACGTATTGGAAGATGAGAATGCGGCGATGATGCGCGGTGCCTTCGAAGAGCTCAAGGCTCTCGGCTGCGGCGTCAAGACGCTCGGTTCCTACTATACGTATAATTCATAAGAAGCACGCACGAAAAATCCCCGGACGCCTCATTGGCATCCGGGGATTTTGCTTATTCTACTTCTTCGAGCAGATAGCCGTGCTGCTTCATCGCTTCGACTGCTTGCGCAAGTGTTTCAGGAAGGTCTGCCGTGATGGTGTGGATATGCGTGCCTTCTGTCAGTTCCAGTAAATAGCTGGCGCCGGTATCGCGTATGCGCTGCATGAACAAATCGACATCAAGCGGCGTCGAGACGTGGATCCCAGCCGTCAGTTCGCCGTAGACAGGATGTTCGATCGAGACGTCTTTGACCGTGACGCCGCAGTCGACCAATAGACGCAATTCCGCTTCCGTCTCTTGCGGCTGGTGATTGCAGGCGATGCGCCGGCTCACTTGTTTATTGCCGCTTGGGTCCAAGTACAGGTAGCCTTGGCTCGTCGCAATGATGGGCTCGCCTTTCGCTTTCAATAAGGTCATGTCGCCGACCACCACTTGCCGCGACACTTGCGCGAGTTTTGCAAGTGCGCTGCCGGTCATCGGCCGACCCGCCTGCTTCAGCTCATCCAATAAAACATTGCGGCGTTCTTCACCGTATAACTTTTTCATGAAAACCCTCCGTTGATTACCAAATTACATATTGTACTCTGAAATTGCCTTTCTGTAAAAATCATTTAAGGCCACTCCTGGTGTGTTCAGCAATATATATAATGTAGCAAAACTGCGAAGACTCCCGCGGGAAAGCGAGAAAGCCGAGACCCCGCAGGTCGCAAAGCGACTGAGGAGGCTTGGCGCTCGCCCGCAGGAAACGAATGGACGAAAGTAAGTGAGTCCATGCGTTTGCGATGCTCGAACGCAGAGAGAGTTGAGCAAAGCTTTTCTTTTAGCAGATTTGCGGAATGCGTTGAGTGAGTGAATTTGACTTCACCATATAATTTTATTTTAACATAAAGAGAAACTTCAATCAGCGAGGAGCTCTTTTAGCGCTTCACAATGTCCAGCCGAACCGGATAGCTTTCTTCGTAGGAGCGGGTGGAATATGGTATAATCAATAGGTTGAAAATGAAAGGGCGAGTGCAATGTACGATTACATAAAAGGCCAAGTCACGCGTGTGACGCCTGAATATTTAGTAGTGGAACAGCAGGGAGTCGGCTGGCAGATCTTTGCCCCGAACCCGTATTCATTCGGATCGGATGAACTGCAGATTTTCGTGCATCATCATGTGCGGGAAGACGCACAATTTCTATTCGGCTTTCCAACGCTCGAGCAGCGGGAATTGTTCCGCAAGCTCATCAGCGTTTCCGGTATCGGCCCTAAAGGCGCACTTGCGATTTTGGCATCTGGCCAGCCGCAATTCGTCATCGAGGCGATCGAGCAGGAAGATGAGAAGTATTTAGTGAAATTCCCTGGCGTCGGCAAGAAAACCGCCCGCCAGATGATCTTGGATCTAAAAGGCAAGCTGACGGATTTCTTCGGGGAATCCTATGCAGAAGCCGGGCAGCCGGACTTGTTCGGTGGCGACGAATCAGAGCTTGAAGAAGCGATGCTCGCACTTGGGGCGCTTGGTTATTCCGAACGCGAGATCACGAAAGTGAAGCCTCAATTGAAAGGCCTGGAACTCGACACCGAAGGCTATATGAAAAAAGCGCTTCAATTATTATTGAAACAAACTTAACAAGGAGGCGAACGCCATGGAAGAACGCATTATCGACGGCGAGATTTCGGAATTTGATGAGCGCTTTGAACAATCGTTGCGTCCACAGCGTTTGTCGCAATATATCGGCCAGCAGAAAGTAAAGCACAATTTGGAGATTTTCATCGAAGCGGCGAAAATGCGCAACGAATCGCTTGACCATGTGCTGCTTTACGGGCCGCCGGGTCTCGGGAAAACGACGCTGGCGACCGTCATCGCCAATGAAATGGAAGTCGGCGTGAAGATGACTTCTGGCCCCGCGATTGAACGGCCCGGCGATTTGGCGGCGATCGTTTCGTCACTCGAGCCGGGAGACGTATTGTTCATCGATGAGATCCATCGATTGAACCGTTCGATCGAAGAAGTGCTGTATCCGGCGATGGAGGATTTCTGCCTCGATATCGTTGTCGGCAAAGGCCCGACTGCACGTTCTGTGCGGCTCGATTTGCCGCCGTTCACTTTGATCGGGGCGACGACGCGCGCAGGCGCATTATCGGCCCCGCTGCGCGATCGTTTCGGCGTCTTATCAAGGCTCGAGTATTACGACACGGAAGCCTTGACGGATATCGTCGAACGCAGCGCCGCTTTGTTCGAAGCGGATATCGACCCGCATGCTGCCATTGAGATCGCACGCCGTTCCCGCGGCACCCCGCGTATCGCGAACCGCTTGCTAAAACGCGTGCGCGATTACGCGATGGTGCGCGGCAATGGCTCGATCACGACCGAAATGGCCGAGCAAGCTTTGGAGATGCTGCAAGTAGACCCGCTCGGTCTTGACCATATCGACCACAAGCTACTCACCGGCATGATCAGCCGTTTCCGCGGTGGGCCTGTCGGCGTGGACACGATCGCTGCAAGCATCGGCGAGGAATCGACGACGATCGAAGACGTCTACGAACCGTATCTATTGCAGATCGGCTTTATTCAACGGACACCGAGAGGGCGCACTGTGACGCCTCTTGCATACGAACACTTTAAAATGGAGATGCCTGAATGACTAAACTAACAAATGAACAGCAATTGAATGTAAATGATTTTGATTTTGAATTGCCGGAAGAATTGATCGCGCAAACGCCGCTTCTTGACCGAACGTCTAGCCGCCTGCTGGTGATGGACAAAGAAACAGGAGCGGTCGAACATAAGCATTTCCGCGACATCCTCGGCCATCTGCATGCTGGCGACACACTCGTGTTGAACGATACCCGCGTACTTCCGGCGCGCCTCATGGGCACGAAAGAAGAGACCGGTGCCAACATTGAAGTGCTGCTGTTGAAGCAGACGGAAGAAGATGTTTGGGAAACGCTCGTCAAGCCGGCCAAGAAAGTGAAAATCGGCACGGTCGTGTCATTCGGCGACGGCTTGTTGCGCGCTGAATGCACAGGGGTCCTGGACCATGGAGGGCGCCATTTTAAATTTATCTACGACGGTATTTTCTATGAAATCCTTGACCAATTAGGCGAAATGCCGCTACCGCCCTATATCCGCGAAAAGCTGGAAGACCAGGACCGTTACCAGACGGTGTTCGCGAAAGAGCGGGGCAGCGCCGCAGCACCGACCGCTGGGCTTCATTTTACCGATGAATTATTGGAAGAAATCCGCAACAAAGGCGTCAATATCGCATTCATCACCTTGCACGTCGGGCTCGGCACGTTCCGCCCGGTATCAGTGGAATCGATCGAAGACCACGAAATGCACGCAGAATTCTACCGCATCACGAAAGAAACCGCGGATCTGATCAATGAAACAAAACAGCAAGGCGGCCGCGTCATTTCCGTCGGCACGACATCGACGCGCACGCTCGAGTCGGTCGCGAAGAAATTCGGCGGCAACTTGCAGGAAGACAATGGCTGGACGGATATTTTCATCTACCCAGGCTATCGTTTTGAAGCAGTGGACGGACTCATCACCAACTTCCATTTGCCGAAATCGACGCTTGTCATGCTCGTCAGCGCCATGTCGAACCGAGATGCCATTTTGAATGCGTATAATGAAGCTGTCCAAGAGCGCTACCGCTTTTTCAGCTTCGGCGACGCGATGTTTATTGAACCGCAGAAAAAGGAGACCGAATCATGACCCATGCAGTAACATACGAACACATCAAAACATGTAAACAAACAGGCGCACGCCTTGGCATCGTCCATACGCCGCACGGCTCTTTCGAAACGCCTGCCTTCATGCCGGTTGGCACACAAGCGACCGTCAAGACGATGAGCCCGGAAGAATTGAAGGCGATGAACGCCGGCATCATCCTGAGCAATACGTATCACCTGTGGCTGCGCCCAGGAAATGACGTCATCAAGGAAGCGGGCGGCCTTCATAAATTTATGAACTGGGACCGTCCGATCCTCACAGATTCCGGCGGTTTCCAGGTATTCTCACTGAGTGAGTTCCGCAATATCAAAGAAGAAGGCGTTCATTTCCGTAACCATATGAACGGCGATAAACTGTTCTTGAGCCCGGAAAAAGCGATGCAAATCCAGAACGACCTCGGATCGGACATCATGATGGCGTTTGACGAATGCCCGCCATACCCGGCAACGCATGAATACATGAAATCCAGCGTCGAGCGCACGTCGCGCTGGGCGGAACGCTGCCTCGAGGCACACGCGCGCCCGCAGGACCAAGGGCTCTTTGGCATCATCCAGGGCGGCGAGTACGAGGACTTGCGCAGACAAAGCGCAGAAGACCTGGTGGCGCTCGACTTCCCGGGCTACGCAATCGGCGGATTGTCGGTCGGTGAACCGAAAGATGTCATGAACCGTGCGCTCGAATTCACGACGCCATTCATGCCGTTTGACAAGCCCCGTTATTTGATGGGCGTCGGCTCGCCCGATTCTTTGATCGACGGTGCGATCCGCGGCATCGATATGTTCGACTGTGTACTGCCGACACGCATCGCCCGCAACGGTACGCTGATGACAAGTGAAGGCCGACTGAATTTGAAAATGCGAAATTCAAGCGCGATTTCACGCCGATCGACGAGAAATGCACGTGCTATACATGCACCAATTACACGCGCATATGTGCATCATTTATTGCGTGCAGATGAAACCTTCGGAATTCGCCTTACGAGTTATCATAACCTGCATTTTCTGTTAAACTTAATGGAACAGGTGCGTCAAGCGATCCGCGAAGACCGCCTGGGAGATTTCCGCGAAGAATTTTTGAAGCGTACGGATTCAATAAGCCGAATGCAAAAATTTCTGAGTTCGAAACGATAGAGAACACGAAAGGGGAAATTGAACAATGGAAACATTAATTGCGTTATCACCTTTACTATTGATGTTCTTGCTGATGTGGCTCTTCATCATCCGCCCGGCGCAAAACGCCAAAAACGACAGCCAACATGCAGTCGGAATTGAAGCGTGGGGACCGCATCGTGACGATCGGCGGCTTGCATGGCCAAGTCGACGCAGTAGACGATTCAACCATCTACATCACGGTAGCTGACGGCACGCGTATGCAATTCGAGCGCCAAGCAATCGCCCGCATCGTTGAATAAGTAACCGCAAAACCGTCTTCCTTTCGGGAGGCGTTTTTCGTCCATTGGGAAATCCACTATACTCTAACTGAACAAAGCTATTTATAGCCTTTATAAGAACAATATTAT includes these proteins:
- the rplU gene encoding 50S ribosomal protein L21 — encoded protein: MYAIIETGGKQIKVEAGQEIYVEKVNAEAGDTVTFDKVLFVGGDDTKVGVPFVEGATVTAKVEKQGRGKKITVFKYKAKKNYHKKQGHRQPFTKLTVDAINL
- a CDS encoding ribosomal-processing cysteine protease Prp; this encodes MIQVTIHQTDSYIHGFEMSGHADFAEHGQDLVCAGASAVSFGAVNAIMELTGIEPDIEQADSGFLKIAFPENMDKKTDEQVQLLVRAMIISLETIEHEYADFIKITFTA
- the rpmA gene encoding 50S ribosomal protein L27; the protein is MLKLNLQFFASKKGVGSTKNGRDSESKRLGAKRADGQIVTGGSILYRQRGTKIYPGENVGRGGDDTLFAKIDGTVRFERYGRDKKKVSVYPVAQEA
- a CDS encoding Spo0B domain-containing protein encodes the protein MDERLTVAQSLRHARHDFLNELQMIKLNLDLGRTDRAQALIRTYAEAAMHQSRLSALSMPETEEWLLTAGWRFPELRLAVFCEAKRAPRELDAALCSWLETFADSVKRAFSDAWPYPVELHIMEADDRFSLELSGPGDWSSLILDSPQLAIGKACGSDRSKVEIHAQMEG
- a CDS encoding ACT domain-containing protein; protein product: MKDISEQRYYLVREDVLTEAMVKTLEVKKLLQRDRMSILDAVAQTGLSRSAFYKYRDAVFPFHSIVKERILTVFLQLEDRSGTLATLLQSVAEMGCNILTIHQTIPIQGRANVTLSLDVTAMDVDLDMFLQQLKKLDFVESADVVSSGSS
- the pheA gene encoding prephenate dehydratase is translated as MTREKKRISFLGPEASFTHLAASKVFPTEQLMPYTTIPECIEAVADGTVDYAVVPLENALEGSVPLTVDYLFHEAELYVTAEVLSPIEQHLLVHPENRGAESFEAIYSHPHALAQCHKFLYYTYKHTPLEQYSSTAAAAKMVAELPERNIAAIANDYAAEKYGLDIVQRDIHDFHFNHTRFFVLSRSNHKLTDPGHEAQIKTTLMITPPKDDRSGVLHQVLSVFAWRQLNLSKIESRPLKTGLGNYFFIADVLEDENAAMMRGAFEELKALGCGVKTLGSYYTYNS
- a CDS encoding transcription repressor NadR; the encoded protein is MKKLYGEERRNVLLDELKQAGRPMTGSALAKLAQVSRQVVVGDMTLLKAKGEPIIATSQGYLYLDPSGNKQVSRRIACNHQPQETEAELRLLVDCGVTVKDVSIEHPVYGELTAGIHVSTPLDVDLFMQRIRDTGASYLLELTEGTHIHTITADLPETLAQAVEAMKQHGYLLEEVE
- the ruvA gene encoding Holliday junction branch migration protein RuvA, translated to MYDYIKGQVTRVTPEYLVVEQQGVGWQIFAPNPYSFGSDELQIFVHHHVREDAQFLFGFPTLEQRELFRKLISVSGIGPKGALAILASGQPQFVIEAIEQEDEKYLVKFPGVGKKTARQMILDLKGKLTDFFGESYAEAGQPDLFGGDESELEEAMLALGALGYSEREITKVKPQLKGLELDTEGYMKKALQLLLKQT
- the ruvB gene encoding Holliday junction branch migration DNA helicase RuvB, which encodes MEERIIDGEISEFDERFEQSLRPQRLSQYIGQQKVKHNLEIFIEAAKMRNESLDHVLLYGPPGLGKTTLATVIANEMEVGVKMTSGPAIERPGDLAAIVSSLEPGDVLFIDEIHRLNRSIEEVLYPAMEDFCLDIVVGKGPTARSVRLDLPPFTLIGATTRAGALSAPLRDRFGVLSRLEYYDTEALTDIVERSAALFEADIDPHAAIEIARRSRGTPRIANRLLKRVRDYAMVRGNGSITTEMAEQALEMLQVDPLGLDHIDHKLLTGMISRFRGGPVGVDTIAASIGEESTTIEDVYEPYLLQIGFIQRTPRGRTVTPLAYEHFKMEMPE
- the queA gene encoding tRNA preQ1(34) S-adenosylmethionine ribosyltransferase-isomerase QueA, translated to MNVNDFDFELPEELIAQTPLLDRTSSRLLVMDKETGAVEHKHFRDILGHLHAGDTLVLNDTRVLPARLMGTKEETGANIEVLLLKQTEEDVWETLVKPAKKVKIGTVVSFGDGLLRAECTGVLDHGGRHFKFIYDGIFYEILDQLGEMPLPPYIREKLEDQDRYQTVFAKERGSAAAPTAGLHFTDELLEEIRNKGVNIAFITLHVGLGTFRPVSVESIEDHEMHAEFYRITKETADLINETKQQGGRVISVGTTSTRTLESVAKKFGGNLQEDNGWTDIFIYPGYRFEAVDGLITNFHLPKSTLVMLVSAMSNRDAILNAYNEAVQERYRFFSFGDAMFIEPQKKETES
- the tgt gene encoding tRNA guanosine(34) transglycosylase Tgt; translation: MTHAVTYEHIKTCKQTGARLGIVHTPHGSFETPAFMPVGTQATVKTMSPEELKAMNAGIILSNTYHLWLRPGNDVIKEAGGLHKFMNWDRPILTDSGGFQVFSLSEFRNIKEEGVHFRNHMNGDKLFLSPEKAMQIQNDLGSDIMMAFDECPPYPATHEYMKSSVERTSRWAERCLEAHARPQDQGLFGIIQGGEYEDLRRQSAEDLVALDFPGYAIGGLSVGEPKDVMNRALEFTTPFMPFDKPRYLMGVGSPDSLIDGAIRGIDMFDCVLPTRIARNGTLMTSEGRLNLKMRNSSAISRRSTRNARAIHAPITRAYVHHLLRADETFGIRLTSYHNLHFLLNLMEQVRQAIREDRLGDFREEFLKRTDSISRMQKFLSSKR